Proteins found in one Panicum hallii strain FIL2 chromosome 4, PHallii_v3.1, whole genome shotgun sequence genomic segment:
- the LOC112889688 gene encoding uncharacterized protein LOC112889688 encodes MLFKFRPLMATAAKVRATPAVAASTAAAELDEHVHYKHTDACHHLRWTAKESYEYMYARPWSRVVDFYADLVRAGAGAAGLAKLFGKDEKDYTLDTTEEKNYLTPSEKQTATISSKDRGGRWERVTFKIVLSYHGGSFDGWQKQPGLNTVQGLVEKHLGQFVDERKAKQLEARSLPIEGCAIVAGRTDKGVTALQQVCSFYTWRKDVKYGDIKHAINEAAPDKLKPLHVLEVAREFHPNFSAKWRRYMYIFPLDEDAKLILEEEHSSKVLENYDHNIKPQSFDVAKVDKILKKLAGKTLSYKMFARDTQASRSVGPPTECFMFHSRAAVAKLYSANEDYKEGMRVMCFELVANRFLRKMVRVLVATAIREAAAGAGEDALLNLMDATDRRATAPPAPPEGLCLVDVGYEDFSKQRCFIVD; translated from the exons ATGCTCTTCAAGTTCCGACCCCTCATGGCGACGGCGGCGAAGGTGAGGGCGACGCCGGCGGTAGCAGcttccacggcggcggcggagctggacGAACACGTGCACTACAAGCACACCGACGCGTGCCACCACCTCCGGTGGACAGCCAA GGAGAGCTACGAGTACATGTACGCGCGGCCGTGGagcagggtggtcgacttctaTGCCGATCTCGTgcgggccggcgccggcgcggctggGCTCGCCAAGCTGTTTGGGAAAGATGAG AAAGATTACACCCTTGATACTACGGAAGAGAAGAATTACCTAACTCCATCAGAAAAACAAACGGCAACAATTTCCTCCAAAGATCGTGGAGGAAGGTGGGAAAGAGTAACATTTAAAATTGTTCTTTCGTACCATGGGGGCTCGTTCGATGGCTGGCAGAAGCAGCCTGGCCTCAATACTGTTCAGGG GTTAGTAGAGAAACATCTTGGACAATTTGTTGATGAGAGAAAAGCTAAACAGCTCGAAGCAAGATCTTTGCCAATAGAAGGCTGTGCCATTGTTGCTGGGCGCACCGACAAAGGGGTGACTGCTCTTCAGCAAGTTTGCTCATTTT ACACATGGAGGAAGGATGTGAAATATGGGGATATAAAACACGCAATAAACGAGGCTGCTCCAGATAAACTAAAACCTTTGCATGTGTTAGAG GTCGCGCGTGAGTTTCATCCTAATTTTTCAGCCAAATGGAGGAGATACATGTATATTTTTCCTCTTGACGAGGATGCTAAATTGATCTTGGAGGAAGAACACTCCTCTAAAGTACTAGAGAATTATGACCACAACATAAAACCTCAAAGCTTTGATGTGGCCAAGGTTGACAAAATCCTTAAAAAACTTGCTGGAAAGACATTATCCTACAAGATGTTTGCACGTGATACGCAAGCTTCACGAAGTGT TGGCCCACCTACAGAATGTTTCATGTTCCATTCTCGAGCTGCAGTGGCCAAGCTATATTCTGCTAATGAG GATTACAAAGAAGGTATGAGGGTCATGTGTTTCGAGCTAGTTGCAAACCGGTTTCTACGTAAG ATGGTCAGGGTCCTTGTTGCTACAGCCATAAGAGAGGCTGCTGCTGGTGCAGGAGAGGATGCTTTGTTGAACCTGATGGATGCCACTGACAGGCGTGCCACAGCACCTCCGGCACCGCCAGAGGGCCTCTGCCTCGTAGATGTTGGTTACGAAGATTTCAGTAAACAGAGATGCTTCATAGTTGATTAA
- the LOC112890066 gene encoding SKP1-like protein 1A gives MASPAMVTLISSDDARFEVTEAAATMSQTIRHMIEDGCTDGGIPLPNVPARTLAKVLEYCNKHAAATAAESSAAGGAAAGSDSGSSSSADSAGKDDGVDLASFDKAFIEVDTDTLYDLLLAANYLDVKTLLDLCCQKVADMIRGKTPEQIRQTFGIKNDFSPEEEEKIRKENQWAFE, from the coding sequence ATGGCTTCCCCGGCGATGGTCACGCTCATCAGTTCGGACGACGCGCGGTTCGAGGTGACGGAGGCGGCGGCCACCATGTCGCAGACCATCCGCCACATGATCGAGGACGGCTGCACCGACGGCGGCATCCCGCTCCCCAACGTCCCCGCCAGgaccctcgccaaggtgctcGAGTACTGCAACaagcacgccgccgccaccgccgccgagtCTTCTGCTGCtggcggcgccgccgctggcTCGGACTCCGGGAGCTCCTCGAGCGCCGACTCGGCGGGCAAGGATGATGGCGTCGATCTGGCGAGCTTCGACAAGGCGTTCATCGAGGTCGACACGGACACGCTGTACGACCTCCTGCTGGCCGCCAACTACCTCGACGTCAAGACGCTGCTGGACCTCTGCTGCCAGAAGGTCGCCGACATGATCAGGGGCAAGACGCCGGAGCAGATCAGGCAGACGTTCGGGATCAAGAACGACTTCTcgcccgaggaggaggagaagatcCGCAAGGAGAACCAGTGGGCCTTCGAGTAG
- the LOC112890132 gene encoding pollen receptor-like kinase 4: MAGASAGRLLLAAVSLVLVAASAQAQSEADALHAFRAALRGPDGGPPGELSQWDTGLPCDGDAQRWDGVKRCAGGRVVVLQLENLRLQGAAPDLRLLAPLGGLRSLSLANNSLAGALPDVSALPALRSLYLSRNRLSGDIPDGAFAALRGLQKLDLSNNAFTGPIPSSIATSAKLKDVNLSNNNFSGPVPEGLQHLGAAKVHVQGNNLLCGPPVAPPCSSSSPAASSSSTSGSMKVLMIIAIVVVSIGALLAVAGVFAAVQARRNEPRYAGRTETLGGSPDAAKIKVTSAPAVKIEQSGVDQHGGAVTPAVAGKRGGGRRDDHGKLVFIQEGRARFELEDLLRASAEVLGSGNFGASYKATLLDGPSLVVKRFKEMNGVGREDFAEHMRRLGRLAHPNLLPAVAYLYKKEEKLLVTDYMVNGSLAHVLHGGARSSLPPLDWPKRLKIIKGVARGLAHLYEELPMLMVPHGHLKSSNVLLDAAFEPVLGDYALAPVVTPQHAAQVMVAYKSPECAAQGGRPGRKSDVWSLGILILEALTGKFPANYLRQGRAGTDLAGWVHSVVREEWTGEVFDKDMRGTRSGEGEMVKLLKVGLGCCEPDVSRRWGLEEALARIEELRERDAGDDSSTASSFVSDGETTPAARHGEPQSHST; the protein is encoded by the exons ATGGCCGGCGCGTCCGCcgggcggttgctcctggccgCGGTGTCGCTCGTCCTCGTCGCGGCGTCGGCGCAGGCTCAGTCGGAGGCCGACGCGCTGCACGCGTTCCGCGCGGCGCTGCGGGGGCCGGACGGCGGCCCGCCGGGGGAGCTCAGCCAGTGGGATACGGGCTTGCCCTGCGACGGCGACGCGCAGCGGTGGGACGGGGTGAAGCGGTgcgccggcggccgcgtcgtGGTGCTGCAGCTGGAGAACCTCCGCCTGCAGGGCGCCGCGCCGGACCTGCGCCTGCTCGCGCCGCTCGGGGGCCTGCGCTCGCTCAGCCTCGCCAACAACAGCCTCGCGGGCGCGCTCCCAGACGTGTCCGCGCTGCCCGCGCTCAGGTCCCTCTACCTGTCCCGGAACAGGCTCTCCGGCGACATCCCCGACGGCGCGTTCGCGGCGCTGAGGGGGCTCCAGAAGCTGGACCTGTCCAACAACGCCTTCACCGGACCGATACCGAGCTCCATCGCGACGTCCGCCAAGCTCAAAGACGTCAACCTCTCCAACAACAACTTCTCCGGGCCCGTCCCGGAAGGGCTCCAGCACTTGGGCGCCGCCAAAGTCCATGTACAAG GGAACAATCTTCTCTGCGGCCCGCCGGTGGCCCCCCCGTGCTCTTCCTCGTCCCCGGCGGCATCGTCGTCGTCGACATCCGGCAGCATGAAGGTACTGATGATCATCGCCATCGTAGTGGTCTCCATCGGCGCGCTCCTGGCCGTCGCCGGCGTCTTCGCCGCGGTCCAGGCCCGCCGCAACGAGCCACGATACGCCGGACGCACCGAGACACTCGGCGGCAGCCCCGACGCCGCCAAGATCAAGGTCACCTCCGCTCCGGCCGTCAAGATCGAGCAG agcggcgtggACCAGCACGGAGGCGCGGTGACTCCCGCGGTGGCTGGGAAGCGCGGCGGCGGTCGGCGCGACGACCACGGGAAGCTGGTGTTCATCCAGGAGGGCCGGGCGCGGTTCGAGCTGGAGGACCTGCTGCGCGCCTCCGCCGAGGTGCTGGGCAGCGGCAACTTCGGCGCGTCGTACAAGGCGACCCTCCTTGACGGCCCGTCCCTGGTGGTGAAGCGGTTCAAGGAGATGAACGGCGTCGGGCGGGAGGACTTCGCGGAGCACATGCGGCGGCTGGGGCGGCTCGCCCACCCCAACCTCCTCCCCGCCGTCGCCTACCTCTACAAGAAGGAGGAGAAGTTGCTCGTCACGGACTACATGGTGAACGGCAGCCTGGCTCACGTGCTCCATGGCG GGGCGAGATCGAGCCTGCCGCCGCTGGACTGGCCGAAGCGTCTCAAGATCATCAAgggcgtggcgcgcgggctggcgcaCCTGTACGAGGAGCTGCCGATGCTGATGGTGCCGCACGGGCACCTCAAGTCCTCCAACGTCCTGCTGGACGCCGCCTTCGAGCCGGTGCTGGGCGACTACGCGCTGGCGCCGGTGGTGACGCCGCAGCACGCGGCGCAGGTGATGGTGGCGTACAAGTCCCCCGAGTGCGCGGCGCAGggcgggcggccggggcggAAGAGCGACGTGTGGAGCCTGGGCATCCTCATCCTGGAGGCGCTGACGGGCAAGTTCCCCGCCAACTACCTCCGGCAGGGCCGCGCCGGCACCGACCTCGCCGGGTGGGTGCACTCGGTGGTGCGGGAGGAGTGGACCGGCGAGGTGTTCGACAAGGACATGCGCGGGACGCGGAGCGGCGAGGGCGAGATGGTGAAGCTGCTCAAGGTCGGGCTCGGCTGCTGCGAGCCCGACGTGTCCCGCCGCTGGGGCCTCGAGGAGGCCCTCGCGCGCATCGAGGAGCTCCGGGAGCGCGACGCCGGCGACGACAGCAGCACCGCCTCGTCGTTCGTCAGCGACGGCGAGacgacgccggcggcgcggcacggcgagcCGCAGTCGCACTCCACGTAG
- the LOC112890919 gene encoding bZIP transcription factor RISBZ5-like, translated as MKKCPSELQLEAFLRESGGGSAAESKSGSGPGEPGGSGVFSPGGVGFGDSNTMDGSSWWFGSIRPVNPPVSQTASISASPRATTSTSHALESESDSDSESLYEVEGGSCERGTKSMETKRIRRMVSNRESARRSRRRKQAQLSELESQVEQLKGENATLFKQLSEANQQFTTAVTDNRILKSDVEALRVKVKMAEDMVARSTMSCGLGDLGLAPYLNSRKMCQALNMLTVTGLDLLGSEAFRGPTAARQVQNSPVPSTASLESLDNRKSSEVTSCAADMWP; from the exons ATGAAGAAGTGCCCGTCGGAGCTGCAGCTGGAGGCGTTCCTccgggagagcggcggcggcagtgccgCGGAGAGCAAGTCCGGAAGCGGACCAGGCGAGCCCGGTGGGAGCGGCGTGTTCTCGCCCGGCGGCGTCGGCTTCGGCGACTCG AACACCATGGATGGAAGCAGTTGGTGGTTCGGGAGCATCCGCCCGGTGAACCCACCCGTGTCGCAGACGGCGTCAATCTCCG CTAGCCCCAGGGCAACCACCTCAACGAGTCATGCTCTTGAGAGCGAGTCAGACTCTGACAGCGAATCATTGTATGAGGTAGAAGGAGGTTCATGTGAGCGAGGCACCAAATCTATGGAAACAAAGCGAATAAGGAG GATGGTGTCCAACAGGGAGTCTGCTCGACGATCCAGGCGGAGAAAGCAGGCACAATTATCTGAACTCGAGTCACAG GTCGAACAACTTAAAGGTGAAAATGCAACACTGTTCAAGCAACTTTCAGAGGCCAACCAGCAGTTCACCACTGCAGTCACAGACAACAGAATCCTCAAATCGGATGTAGAAGCCTTAAGAGTCAAG GTAAAGATGGCAGAGGATATGGTAGCGAGAAGCACAATGTCCTGCGGCCTAGGCGACCTTGGTCTGGCACCATATCTGAATTCAAGAAAGATGTGCCAAGCTTTGAATATGCTCACAGTCACAGGATTGGATTTGCTAGGGAGTGAGGCATTCAGAGGTCCAACCGCAGCTCGACAAGTTCAGAACTCACCAGTACCAAGCACTGCAAGCCTAGAGAGTCTGGATAACCGGAAGTCCAGCGAGGTGACCAGCTGTGCGGCAGACATGTGGCCTTGA